Proteins encoded together in one Streptomyces sp. NA04227 window:
- a CDS encoding metalloregulator ArsR/SmtB family transcription factor, translated as MGHGVDDKTTATPRERLDAAGATDVASTLQALATPSRLYILARLQEGPCAAGELAEAVGMEQSACSHQLRLLRNLGLVTGERRGRSIIYSLYDNHVAELLEQALYHVEHLRLGLHDTPADADMAATP; from the coding sequence ATGGGCCATGGAGTCGACGACAAGACCACTGCCACCCCCCGCGAACGCCTGGATGCCGCGGGGGCTACCGATGTCGCATCCACGCTCCAGGCCCTGGCGACACCGTCGAGGCTGTACATCCTCGCCCGCCTACAGGAGGGCCCGTGCGCGGCCGGTGAACTCGCTGAAGCGGTCGGCATGGAGCAGTCCGCCTGCTCCCACCAGCTGCGACTCCTGCGCAACCTCGGCCTGGTCACCGGCGAACGCCGGGGCCGCTCCATCATCTACAGCCTGTACGACAACCACGTCGCCGAACTCCTCGAGCAGGCTCTGTACCACGTGGAACACCTGCGACTCGGCCTGCACGACACCCCCGCCGACGCCGACATGGCAGCCACGCCCTGA
- a CDS encoding heavy metal translocating P-type ATPase, translated as MPSSLIERPAPPAAAPARGTAQKRCTRVFALAEARWAAAALVLFLIALPLQLTGAPTWAWGPLYALTYITGGWEPGWEGLKALKDKTLDVDLLMVVAAIGAASIGQVMDGALLIVIFATSGALEALATARTQDAVRGLLDLAPTTATRLGDDGSEETVATADLAVGDTILIRPGERVGADGRVLDGVSEVDQATITGEPLPVAKEAGDEVFAGTLNGTGAVRVKVERDASDSVIARIVTMVEEASETKAPTQLFIEKVEQRYSLGMVAATLAVFAIPLGFGADLTSSLLRAMTFMIVASPCAVVLATMPPLLSAIANAGRHGVLVKSAVVMERLGQVDAVALDKTGTLTEGTPRVTDIRPLTGSGLTEDELLTLAAAAEHPSEHPLARAIVDAARTRGLGIPATRDFNSAPGIGVTATVNGAAIAVGAPARLLGGATDPRSAKTAVLAEELEDGGRTAVLVERDGIPVGILGIADRLRPDAAATVTALKALTGATPMLVTGDNPRAAARLATEVGMVADDVHAGLLPQDKVEAVRRLEASGRKVLVIGDGVNDAPALAAAHTGIAMGRAGSDLALETADAVIVRDELATVPKVVALSRAARRLVVQNLVIAGVFITGLVVWDLVATLPLPLGVLGHEGSTVIVGLNGLRLLRDAAWQRAGTDGVQ; from the coding sequence ATGCCTTCCTCCCTCATCGAACGTCCGGCTCCGCCCGCTGCCGCTCCGGCGCGCGGTACTGCCCAGAAGCGGTGCACCCGTGTGTTCGCGCTGGCAGAGGCCCGCTGGGCCGCGGCCGCCCTGGTGCTGTTCCTGATCGCGCTGCCGCTCCAGCTGACCGGCGCGCCGACCTGGGCGTGGGGTCCGCTGTACGCCCTCACCTACATCACTGGCGGCTGGGAGCCGGGCTGGGAGGGGCTGAAGGCCCTCAAGGACAAGACGTTGGACGTGGACCTGCTGATGGTCGTCGCTGCCATCGGTGCGGCCTCGATCGGGCAGGTGATGGACGGCGCGCTGCTGATCGTCATCTTCGCCACCTCCGGCGCCCTGGAGGCGCTGGCCACCGCCCGCACGCAGGACGCGGTGCGTGGTCTCCTCGACCTCGCTCCAACCACCGCCACCCGCTTGGGCGACGACGGCAGCGAAGAGACGGTCGCCACCGCCGACCTCGCCGTGGGGGACACCATCCTGATCCGCCCCGGCGAGCGGGTCGGCGCCGACGGCCGCGTGCTGGACGGGGTGAGCGAGGTCGACCAGGCCACCATCACCGGCGAACCCCTGCCCGTGGCGAAGGAGGCCGGCGACGAGGTCTTCGCCGGCACCCTGAACGGCACCGGCGCGGTGCGGGTCAAGGTCGAGCGGGACGCCTCCGACTCGGTGATCGCCCGGATCGTGACCATGGTCGAGGAAGCCTCTGAGACCAAGGCCCCCACCCAGTTGTTCATCGAGAAGGTGGAACAGCGGTACAGCCTCGGCATGGTCGCCGCCACGCTCGCCGTCTTCGCGATCCCGCTGGGCTTCGGGGCCGACCTGACCAGCTCACTACTGCGCGCGATGACCTTCATGATCGTCGCCTCGCCGTGTGCGGTGGTGCTGGCCACCATGCCGCCGCTGCTGTCCGCGATCGCCAACGCCGGACGCCACGGCGTCCTCGTGAAGTCCGCCGTCGTCATGGAGCGGCTCGGCCAGGTCGACGCGGTCGCCCTGGACAAGACCGGTACCCTCACCGAGGGCACCCCGCGGGTGACCGACATCCGCCCACTGACCGGCTCCGGCCTCACCGAGGACGAGCTGCTGACGCTCGCCGCGGCCGCCGAGCACCCCAGTGAACACCCCCTCGCCCGCGCCATCGTGGACGCCGCCCGCACCCGTGGCCTCGGCATCCCCGCGACGCGGGACTTCAACTCTGCCCCCGGCATCGGCGTGACCGCCACGGTCAACGGCGCAGCAATCGCGGTCGGCGCCCCGGCCCGGCTCCTGGGCGGAGCCACCGACCCGCGCTCCGCCAAGACGGCGGTGCTCGCCGAGGAACTGGAGGACGGCGGCCGCACCGCCGTCCTCGTCGAGCGCGACGGCATCCCGGTTGGCATCCTCGGCATCGCCGACCGCCTGCGCCCGGACGCCGCCGCCACCGTCACCGCCCTCAAGGCCCTCACCGGCGCGACCCCGATGCTGGTGACCGGCGACAACCCGCGCGCCGCCGCCCGCCTCGCGACCGAGGTCGGCATGGTGGCCGACGACGTACATGCCGGACTCCTGCCCCAGGACAAGGTCGAGGCGGTACGTCGCCTGGAGGCCAGCGGCCGCAAGGTGCTGGTCATCGGCGACGGCGTCAACGACGCCCCTGCGCTGGCTGCCGCCCACACTGGCATTGCCATGGGCCGCGCCGGCTCCGACCTCGCCCTGGAGACCGCCGACGCGGTCATCGTCCGTGACGAACTCGCCACCGTTCCCAAGGTTGTTGCTCTGTCCCGTGCAGCCCGGCGTCTGGTGGTTCAGAACCTGGTCATCGCCGGGGTGTTCATCACCGGCCTGGTCGTCTGGGACCTGGTTGCCACCCTGCCGCTGCCGCTCGGTGTCCTGGGCCACGAGGGCTCCACCGTCATCGTTGGCCTCAACGGCCTGCGCCTGCTGCGCGATGCGGCCTGGCAGCGCGCTGGCACCGACGGTGTCCAGTGA
- a CDS encoding (2Fe-2S) ferredoxin domain-containing protein, translating to MSRRTRRSASTGQAGAARPTVTVCRGCCCGTSAKVPRLDHEAQLTDLRTSLAGVAMVRRTDCLDACERANVIVIQPSTEGRQAGGRPVWLGQVNDPDAATDITTWVKNGGPGLADPPDILDLYTFQPSRRVRHELDD from the coding sequence GTGAGCAGGCGCACCCGGCGGTCTGCCTCCACAGGCCAGGCAGGGGCAGCCCGGCCCACGGTCACCGTGTGCCGGGGCTGCTGCTGCGGCACCTCGGCCAAAGTTCCGCGCCTGGACCATGAAGCTCAGCTCACGGACCTACGCACGTCTCTGGCTGGTGTCGCCATGGTCCGGCGCACCGACTGCCTCGACGCCTGCGAGCGCGCCAACGTCATCGTCATCCAGCCCTCCACCGAAGGGCGCCAAGCGGGCGGCCGGCCCGTCTGGCTCGGCCAGGTCAACGACCCCGACGCCGCCACCGACATCACCACCTGGGTCAAGAACGGCGGCCCCGGCCTCGCAGACCCGCCCGACATCCTCGACCTCTACACCTTCCAGCCCTCCCGCCGTGTCCGGCACGAACTAGACGACTGA
- a CDS encoding XRE family transcriptional regulator: MEIANRTLTADVIAALRYWPGVIWGGQKNPPDPVDLTVLPPFFNEVLQELPWWNRDWKVRDVEPGRPLEIESDHHGHPSRFTEVSVPGTVGSSGGESLPFVAKVGFAGDQLIRFQAKIDDVVLGPAVAPAGRMEPHPFASVLTGLMDLREIPVKAMARETARSMSTIHMLRSGTHNPEPLLTQEIAKVLGMSEADIRVIAGLDDGSTR, from the coding sequence ATGGAGATTGCCAACCGCACGCTGACGGCGGACGTGATCGCGGCACTGAGGTACTGGCCTGGTGTCATCTGGGGAGGTCAGAAGAACCCTCCGGACCCGGTGGATCTCACGGTTCTGCCTCCCTTCTTCAACGAGGTGTTGCAGGAACTTCCCTGGTGGAACCGCGACTGGAAGGTCCGGGATGTCGAGCCGGGGCGTCCCTTGGAGATCGAGAGCGATCACCACGGTCACCCTTCAAGGTTCACGGAGGTGTCAGTGCCGGGCACGGTCGGTTCCAGCGGTGGTGAGAGCCTGCCTTTCGTCGCGAAGGTCGGGTTTGCGGGCGACCAACTGATCCGATTCCAAGCCAAGATCGACGACGTGGTCCTCGGTCCTGCCGTTGCCCCTGCTGGGCGGATGGAGCCACATCCGTTCGCAAGCGTGCTCACCGGGTTGATGGACCTGCGCGAGATTCCGGTCAAGGCGATGGCAAGGGAAACCGCACGATCGATGTCCACCATCCACATGCTCCGCAGCGGCACGCATAACCCGGAGCCGCTTCTCACCCAGGAGATTGCCAAGGTTCTGGGCATGTCCGAAGCGGACATCAGAGTCATCGCTGGACTCGACGACGGCAGTACGCGGTAA
- a CDS encoding helix-turn-helix domain-containing protein, with protein MLSATTLATRPDFSITAVTCQDDHARWSEAEVREDYRVVLVRRGRFRRRAAGADADIDSTMAYVGAPGEEEHFAHPAGGDDCTSISLTPTLWHVMAGDVARLATQSVHVHARLDLAHRRLLATARTGDVDYALAEELLSLLAAAVGQVVSGSTPLSAQAPGNEAALVAAARQAIIEGHPASGGLLPLAEVLGVSPYRLSRSFSRELGVSVTRYRNRVRIGRALDRLEEGENSLGALAADLGFADQAHMTRTMRQYLGHTPTALRRLLAPRTP; from the coding sequence GTGCTCTCGGCCACCACTCTCGCTACCCGACCCGACTTCAGCATCACGGCTGTGACATGCCAGGACGACCATGCACGCTGGTCGGAGGCCGAAGTACGTGAGGACTACCGGGTGGTGCTCGTGCGCCGTGGCCGGTTCCGCAGGCGCGCGGCCGGAGCCGACGCCGACATCGACTCGACAATGGCCTACGTCGGTGCGCCGGGCGAGGAAGAGCACTTCGCCCATCCGGCCGGAGGCGATGACTGCACATCCATCAGCCTGACGCCGACGCTCTGGCACGTCATGGCCGGCGACGTCGCGCGCCTGGCCACACAGAGCGTGCATGTTCATGCCCGCCTCGACCTCGCCCATCGCAGGCTCCTGGCGACCGCCCGGACCGGAGACGTCGACTACGCGCTGGCGGAAGAATTGCTCAGCCTGCTCGCCGCCGCTGTAGGCCAAGTCGTTTCCGGGTCCACACCGCTCAGCGCGCAAGCCCCTGGAAACGAAGCGGCTCTCGTCGCAGCGGCCCGCCAGGCGATCATCGAAGGCCACCCGGCCTCGGGCGGACTGCTCCCGCTCGCGGAAGTGCTGGGCGTCTCGCCCTACCGCCTGAGCCGATCCTTCAGCCGCGAACTGGGCGTGTCAGTGACCCGCTATCGCAACCGCGTCCGCATCGGTCGCGCCCTCGACCGCTTGGAGGAGGGCGAGAACAGCCTCGGCGCCCTTGCCGCAGACCTCGGCTTCGCCGACCAGGCACACATGACCAGGACCATGCGCCAGTACCTGGGCCATACACCGACGGCACTGCGACGCCTGCTCGCCCCTCGGACACCCTGA
- a CDS encoding VOC family protein, with the protein MPALAEFTAVVIDCADPAILAEFYRKATGWEITYSDQDFASLGNGGPMQIAFQRIEGYRAPGWPDARKHAHLDLTVTDLESAAKELLALGAAKPELQPGEGKWVVLTDPEGHPFCLTTGD; encoded by the coding sequence ATGCCCGCTCTCGCGGAGTTCACCGCGGTCGTGATCGACTGCGCCGATCCGGCGATACTCGCCGAGTTCTACAGGAAGGCCACCGGCTGGGAAATCACCTACAGCGACCAGGACTTCGCCTCCCTGGGCAATGGCGGTCCGATGCAGATCGCCTTCCAGCGCATTGAGGGCTACCGGGCGCCGGGCTGGCCCGACGCGCGCAAGCACGCGCACCTCGACCTCACCGTTACCGACCTGGAGAGCGCCGCCAAGGAGCTGCTCGCCCTCGGAGCGGCGAAGCCCGAGCTCCAGCCCGGCGAGGGCAAGTGGGTGGTGCTCACCGATCCCGAGGGGCACCCGTTCTGCCTCACCACGGGCGACTGA
- a CDS encoding SRPBCC family protein translates to MAYIHKEFLIESAPDNVWAAVRDVSEIHRRLAPGFVTDTHLKADTRVVTFANGVVVHELLVDIDDEARRVAYAVVGGSLAPKRHHASMQVLADGKEHSRFVWIIDVTPDDLAGPIAEMVDQGARVIKRTLETQAMPDN, encoded by the coding sequence ATGGCTTACATCCACAAGGAATTCCTGATCGAGAGCGCCCCCGACAACGTCTGGGCGGCAGTCCGCGACGTCAGCGAGATACACCGGCGCCTGGCACCCGGCTTCGTCACAGACACGCATCTCAAGGCGGATACCAGAGTCGTGACCTTCGCCAACGGCGTCGTGGTGCACGAGCTTCTCGTCGACATCGACGACGAAGCCCGCCGGGTCGCTTATGCGGTGGTCGGCGGGTCACTGGCCCCCAAGCGCCACCACGCGTCGATGCAGGTTCTCGCGGACGGCAAGGAACACAGTCGGTTCGTCTGGATCATTGATGTGACACCGGACGACCTCGCAGGCCCTATCGCCGAGATGGTCGACCAGGGAGCACGCGTGATCAAGCGGACGCTGGAGACCCAAGCCATGCCGGACAACTGA
- a CDS encoding transposase codes for MTMLRRVMALPDSQFSTPHVKGLDDFAIRRGQTCSTVLTCREIHHVVDVLPTREAGPLATWLTTHPGVEIICRDRAGAYAEGPDSALRTRAGHAADVEARAVRGDPA; via the coding sequence ATGACCATGCTGCGCAGGGTTATGGCGCTGCCTGATTCGCAGTTCAGCACACCGCACGTGAAGGGCCTGGATGACTTCGCGATCCGTCGGGGCCAAACCTGTTCCACCGTCTTGACGTGCCGAGAAATCCACCATGTAGTCGATGTGCTCCCGACACGCGAAGCGGGGCCGCTGGCCACGTGGCTGACCACCCACCCAGGCGTGGAGATCATCTGCCGAGATCGGGCGGGCGCCTACGCCGAGGGGCCCGACTCGGCGCTCCGGACGCGTGCTGGTCATGCCGCGGATGTGGAAGCTCGAGCTGTACGCGGCGATCCGGCGTGA
- a CDS encoding lamin tail domain-containing protein, whose protein sequence is MKLRLRALIGVLVAAVTLAMLTTAPAANAAASVPSQGSPTQLDVGNWNVEWFGAPDFGPTNETLQQQNVRDVMAGADMDVWGLSEVVGTSEFDTLVAGMPGYTGVVANDPIVTNGAQYYSDFGNTEQKVALVWRSSMATLVSAKVILTGQNSNFAGRPPVEFTLRGTFDGVTRDLVFIVLHAKSGATQDAWNLRNPASQALKSYLDTTYPTQDVFVIGDWNDDVDTSITPEKPSPYANFVNDAARYTFPTRALSLEGVSSTAGYPDFIDHQLTTNEVQAKYVAGSATAFQPQAYVPNYATTTSDHYPVLARYDFAIGGGGGANQQPTASYTYSCTALNCTFTDGSTDSDGTIVSRGWDFGNGQTSTATNPTVTYASAGTYPVSLTVTDNGGATHTTTRNVTVTTGGGPANVIINEVLANEPGSSTAGEAIEMVNTGGTATSIAGWTVSDGSAVRHTFAPGTTLQPGKAITVFGAGSSIPGGIVAVAASSGDLNLSNSGDQVILRNSAGATVQSMSYTSSQANSDGVSLNRSPDGSATGGWVKHNTISSLSRSPGQRANGTVF, encoded by the coding sequence ATGAAACTCAGACTCCGCGCGCTCATAGGGGTCCTGGTCGCCGCCGTGACGCTGGCCATGCTCACCACCGCCCCCGCGGCGAATGCGGCCGCCTCGGTTCCGTCGCAGGGATCGCCGACACAGCTCGATGTCGGCAACTGGAACGTCGAGTGGTTCGGTGCGCCGGACTTCGGCCCGACCAACGAGACGCTTCAGCAGCAGAACGTCCGCGACGTCATGGCGGGCGCCGACATGGATGTGTGGGGCCTCTCCGAGGTCGTCGGCACCTCGGAGTTCGACACACTCGTTGCGGGCATGCCCGGGTACACCGGGGTCGTGGCCAACGACCCGATCGTGACGAACGGTGCACAATACTACTCGGACTTCGGCAACACCGAGCAGAAGGTCGCCCTCGTCTGGCGCTCCAGCATGGCCACCCTGGTGAGCGCGAAGGTCATCCTGACCGGCCAGAACAGCAACTTCGCCGGCCGCCCGCCGGTGGAGTTCACGTTGCGCGGCACGTTCGACGGTGTCACCCGTGACCTCGTCTTCATCGTCCTGCACGCGAAGTCCGGGGCCACCCAGGATGCGTGGAACCTGCGCAACCCCGCGTCGCAGGCCCTCAAGTCCTACCTCGACACGACCTACCCCACCCAGGATGTCTTCGTCATCGGTGACTGGAACGACGATGTCGACACCTCCATCACACCCGAGAAGCCTTCGCCCTACGCCAACTTCGTGAACGACGCGGCGCGCTACACGTTCCCGACGCGGGCCCTGTCGCTGGAGGGCGTGTCGTCGACGGCGGGCTACCCGGACTTCATCGACCACCAGCTCACCACCAACGAGGTGCAGGCGAAGTACGTCGCCGGCTCGGCGACCGCCTTCCAGCCCCAGGCTTATGTCCCGAACTACGCGACGACGACCAGCGACCACTACCCGGTGCTGGCTCGCTACGACTTCGCCATCGGCGGTGGCGGCGGCGCGAACCAGCAGCCCACGGCCTCGTACACGTACTCCTGCACTGCTCTCAACTGCACCTTCACCGATGGCAGCACCGACTCCGACGGCACCATCGTGAGCCGCGGCTGGGACTTCGGCAACGGCCAGACCTCGACAGCGACGAACCCGACCGTGACCTACGCATCGGCCGGAACCTACCCGGTCTCGCTGACCGTGACGGACAACGGCGGGGCCACCCACACCACGACCCGGAATGTCACCGTCACCACCGGCGGCGGACCCGCGAATGTCATCATCAACGAGGTGCTGGCCAACGAACCGGGCAGCAGCACCGCCGGCGAGGCCATCGAGATGGTGAACACCGGTGGCACGGCAACCAGCATCGCCGGCTGGACCGTCTCGGACGGGTCGGCAGTGCGCCACACGTTCGCGCCCGGTACGACGCTGCAGCCCGGCAAGGCGATCACCGTCTTCGGCGCGGGCTCCTCGATCCCCGGTGGCATCGTGGCGGTGGCGGCCAGCAGCGGCGACCTCAACCTGTCCAACAGCGGTGACCAGGTGATCCTGCGGAATTCGGCCGGAGCGACGGTCCAGTCGATGAGCTACACCTCAAGCCAGGCGAACTCCGACGGGGTGTCCCTCAACCGAAGCCCTGACGGCTCGGCGACCGGCGGCTGGGTCAAGCACAACACCATCAGCTCGCTGTCCCGCTCGCCCGGCCAGCGCGCCAACGGAACGGTGTTCTGA
- a CDS encoding phosphatase PAP2 family protein, with amino-acid sequence MRTVRGVGFAARREPRVLLWVAVGVVAFGSLLVLEMAARHYGVPGPITTQAREVIFPPKPGPLYAGLALMMVTLTWRQRLIAGGAAVGIDIVFALVRWAADAEVPDGRSFGNGALWVILGCAVLAATRRTGQERVLLLKGAGLGLLLVAGRKTGDVWLLITSKARPSVLDPYVATADHALGDPAWLAGRLLRASGPMGTHLLDLVYAQLAVAAVVVALYQLRNVAAEGRFPRHHVVRTFLAIGLLGPAVYMIFPVVGPVFAYGPGASGTGGVHWAVADLWPNTPPPIGTPHPVTYDAITPRNCMPSLHTAWATAIFIHSRKGPRILRYAGTFWLIATLGATLGFGYHYGVDLIAGVVFALTIEAAVRALACGWDRSATQLVAYGATVFAALLVSYRWLPMEMAEYPLVFGPLLVLAMASVIHRYVRTTRLWESEAAPTRQPERQPQPQPEPRLFPRDRRVSGRAKCTDLLAEVGEQAMPTERLHAPPQVMHGSPGAGGVDLADQ; translated from the coding sequence ATGCGCACAGTCCGCGGAGTCGGATTCGCCGCACGGCGTGAACCGCGGGTGCTGCTGTGGGTCGCCGTGGGTGTGGTGGCGTTCGGGTCCCTCCTCGTGCTGGAGATGGCCGCGCGCCACTACGGCGTGCCAGGGCCGATCACCACCCAGGCGCGAGAGGTGATATTCCCTCCCAAACCGGGGCCGCTGTATGCCGGTCTGGCCTTGATGATGGTGACGCTCACCTGGCGGCAACGGCTGATCGCAGGCGGCGCCGCGGTCGGCATCGACATCGTCTTCGCGCTGGTGCGGTGGGCGGCCGACGCCGAAGTGCCCGACGGCCGATCCTTCGGCAACGGCGCATTGTGGGTGATTCTGGGGTGCGCGGTCCTTGCCGCCACTCGCCGTACCGGCCAGGAACGTGTCCTGCTGCTGAAGGGTGCCGGCCTCGGCCTGCTGCTGGTGGCCGGTCGCAAGACCGGCGACGTCTGGCTGCTCATCACCTCGAAGGCCCGCCCGTCCGTGCTCGACCCGTACGTGGCAACCGCCGATCATGCGCTGGGTGACCCGGCGTGGTTGGCGGGCCGGCTGCTCAGGGCCTCCGGCCCGATGGGCACCCATCTTCTCGACCTGGTCTACGCTCAGCTCGCGGTGGCCGCGGTCGTAGTCGCGCTCTACCAACTGCGCAACGTGGCGGCCGAGGGGCGATTCCCGCGCCACCATGTGGTCCGCACCTTCCTGGCCATCGGCCTCCTCGGGCCGGCTGTCTACATGATCTTCCCGGTGGTCGGACCGGTCTTCGCCTACGGTCCGGGGGCCTCCGGCACCGGTGGCGTGCACTGGGCGGTGGCCGACCTGTGGCCGAACACGCCGCCGCCGATCGGTACTCCGCACCCGGTGACGTACGACGCGATCACCCCTCGCAACTGCATGCCCAGCCTGCATACGGCGTGGGCCACCGCGATCTTCATCCACTCCCGCAAGGGGCCGCGGATACTGCGATACGCAGGGACGTTCTGGCTGATCGCCACGCTCGGCGCGACGCTGGGGTTCGGCTACCACTACGGTGTGGACCTCATTGCAGGCGTGGTGTTCGCGCTCACCATCGAGGCGGCTGTGCGCGCGCTCGCGTGCGGCTGGGACCGGTCAGCTACCCAACTGGTCGCTTACGGCGCGACGGTCTTCGCTGCGCTCCTCGTGTCGTATCGCTGGCTGCCGATGGAGATGGCCGAGTACCCGCTGGTATTCGGACCACTTCTCGTTCTGGCGATGGCCTCGGTGATCCACCGGTACGTACGGACCACCAGGCTGTGGGAATCCGAGGCCGCACCGACACGGCAACCGGAACGGCAACCGCAACCGCAACCCGAACCCAGGCTCTTCCCCCGCGATCGCCGGGTTTCAGGCCGTGCCAAGTGCACGGACTTGCTCGCCGAAGTCGGCGAGCAAGCGATGCCGACCGAACGGCTGCATGCGCCGCCGCAGGTCATGCACGGCTCCCCTGGCGCGGGCGGAGTTGACCTGGCGGACCAGTGA
- a CDS encoding sensor histidine kinase KdpD, producing the protein MHSAPAPVAGDPALLRQIALNLLANAVRHNHPGGTVKITTGVLEELAFIEVVNTGPVLTLEEIPTLYEPFQRGPQRRSKGFGLGLAVVRAITLTHHGRVTATPRPGGGLTVRVDLPLRACRGPALHG; encoded by the coding sequence GTGCACAGCGCACCCGCACCGGTCGCGGGCGACCCCGCCCTCCTCCGGCAGATCGCACTGAACCTGCTGGCCAACGCCGTACGCCACAACCACCCGGGCGGCACGGTGAAGATCACCACCGGTGTCCTCGAGGAACTCGCCTTCATCGAGGTCGTCAACACCGGCCCGGTCCTGACCCTCGAAGAGATCCCCACCCTCTACGAGCCGTTCCAGCGCGGCCCACAGCGCCGGAGCAAGGGCTTTGGGCTGGGACTCGCCGTCGTTCGCGCGATCACCCTCACCCACCACGGCCGGGTCACCGCAACTCCTCGCCCCGGTGGTGGACTCACGGTTCGGGTCGACCTGCCCCTCCGGGCCTGCAGAGGACCCGCCCTGCACGGCTGA
- a CDS encoding response regulator transcription factor, which translates to MRVLIVEDEVELAALLADGLRAEGMICDVAHDGARALEMTAATEYDVLVLDRDLPQLSGDAVCRALNTAGYPARILMLTAAGSLSDLVDGLGQGADDYMAKPFSYLELIARLRALGRRASTGSTATVLSRHGISLDTVRRAAERDSRPLKLTPRELGVLELLLEADGAPVTTEELRDNLWDAALDPATTAVRVTVHSLRRKMGEPPLIHHDSGFGYRL; encoded by the coding sequence ATGCGAGTGCTCATCGTTGAGGACGAGGTGGAGCTGGCCGCCCTGCTCGCCGACGGCCTGCGAGCGGAAGGCATGATCTGCGACGTCGCCCACGACGGTGCGCGCGCGCTCGAAATGACGGCCGCCACCGAATACGACGTCCTGGTCCTGGACCGGGATCTGCCGCAACTGAGCGGAGATGCCGTATGCCGGGCACTGAACACGGCCGGCTACCCGGCCAGGATTCTGATGCTCACCGCCGCCGGCTCCCTGTCCGACCTGGTCGACGGCCTCGGCCAGGGCGCCGACGACTACATGGCCAAACCCTTCTCCTACCTGGAACTGATCGCCCGGCTGCGCGCACTCGGCCGACGTGCCTCCACCGGCAGCACCGCCACGGTGCTCAGCCGTCACGGCATCAGCCTGGACACCGTGCGCAGAGCCGCCGAACGAGACAGCCGACCGCTGAAGCTCACCCCCAGGGAACTCGGCGTCCTGGAACTGCTGCTGGAAGCGGACGGCGCCCCCGTCACCACCGAGGAACTACGGGACAACCTGTGGGACGCGGCGCTGGACCCGGCCACCACCGCTGTCCGCGTCACCGTGCACTCCCTGCGCCGCAAGATGGGCGAACCACCGCTGATCCACCATGACTCCGGCTTCGGGTACCGGCTGTGA